Genomic segment of bacterium:
CCAGGAGTGCCTCACCAAGGGCCTGGCGATTACGGGGCTGACCGCGAGCCGTCAGGACAAACCAGCATCAGGGTAGTCTTATACTCGGACCTGCGCTACTGAGCAGTCTCCTTCGCGCACTGCTCGTTTCGGCTATCTCAGTCTACCGGGAGCTTGTCGGCATGGAACAGACCCAGACGCTCATCAACCAACTCGGGGAGCGACTGCATCAGCAATATGTGGAGCACCAGTCCCGACTCGGGGAGTCATCCGACAGCAATCCCTGCCTTGTCGGTTTCCACGAGCTGCCCAAGCACCTGCAGAAGTCGAATCGCGAAACCGCAGCCCAGCTCTGGCAGTTGCTGAAAGTGGCGGGCCTGGAGATCGTGCCAGCGGATGCCCCCCGCATTCCGCTGTCCGACACCGAGTACCTCAATCAGCTGGAACTCCTGTCTGAAATCTGCCATTGCCGCTGGATCAACAATCGGCTGCAGCAGGGCTGGACCTTTGATCCGGGACCCAAGAACACCGATCAGCGGACCTCTCCCTGCCTCATCGCCTGGCATCAGCTCCCCCGGGAGGAGCAGGAGAAAGTGGAAGCCCAGTTGCGGGCCGTGCCGGATTTCTTGCGCGAACTGGGACACAAGATCACCAGGAGTCGACGGCTCATGCCAGGCTGGCGTTTTTACGAAGACCCGCTGGAACTCCTGCGGGAGGAGTCCACGGCGGTGGAAGAGACGGTCATGGACGACGGAATCCTGACGCAGCCCTCGCATCAGCTGCTCAATGCCATTGCCCGGGCGATGCACCGTCGCTATCTGGAGCATCGGACAGCGACAGGGGAGACCGCTGGTCCACAATCTTCGCTGCAGTCCTGGGACGAGCTGGATCCGGTACTGCAACAGTCGAATCAGATCGCTGCGAGTCAGGTCTGGCAGCGGATGGCTGCGGTGGGCTATGTCATTACGCCCGCAGACTCAGAGCTGCCGGTGGTGTCGCCCGACGAGTTTGAGCAGCATGTGGAAGTCCTGGCGCGACTGGAACATACCGCCTGGATGAATGAGCGCCTGGAGTCGGGATGGTCGTATGCGCCGGGTGAGAAAAGCCTCGAGCAACGGACACATCCCTACCTGGTGAGCTGGGAGCAGTTGCCGGAGGCGGAGAAGGAGAAAGATCGTCAGCAAATGCGCGCGGTTCCGGCGATATTGGCGGAAGCGGGTCTCAAGCTGGCGCTGCAACCGAGCACGACACCACTGATGGCGGAGTACGTCCCGAGTCTGGGATAGGGGGTCCTTGTAAGCGGCGCCGCAAGCCACGCCGCTACCGGCAATGGACCACACCGGAAGACGGTAACGCTTCGCGCCGCCACCACCGCAAGTGGGTGGAGAGCGGGTCGCGTGAAAGCTCGGAGGGGCGCTCCCCGGGCGTCCAGAGGCCAATAGAAAAGCTACTGGTGGGTCGACCTCCTGGTAGACTGGGGTGTCGATCTCCAGGTCGATGGGTTTGGGGACTTCAGTCCCCTACACGGCATTGCACAGATCTGTACGGGCCGCAAATCACGTCCCAGATCTAAAGGCCAGGGCCCCGGTGTGACGCCATTGCGTTCAGGGCGTCGCGACACGAATGCCGCAGTTCATCCGTTTCCCAGGAAAACCAAAACCCCGGCGGAACACCGGGGTTTAACGTGATTCTTGGCTCCGGTTTGCGGAGACGTATCGAACGCTCCTGGAGGCTCCGGGGGCTGCCATGCGGATTTTGCTGCAATCAGAGACGCTGGCGGCGCCTTAAGTTGCGGACAAACTGCTGGCCAGTCCCGGTCGGAGTATGATGCCCAAGCTCGGATCGCGGGGCACATCACCATCAGCCATAGGACTAGACCGCTCCATGCAACTGGAAGAGATCAAGCAAGGATCCATCATTCTCGGGTTGCTTCCCCAACGCCCAGTCGAGGTGCACAGCGTTACCTGGCGGGGATCAAAGTCGGTCGAGGTGATCTATCGGGATCCCGCCGGGCTCGTGGCAAGCCGAATCCTGTTTCGCACCGATGAACATCGACTCCAGCTCGCGCAAGCGGGGCAACCCTGGAGTCTGGAGGCCGACGGTGCGGCGCTGCGGCTCGTGTCGGAAGCGGAGCGGATCCATCTCGCGCACCTCTTCGATCCGTACCTCGCAATCCATTTATCAACCGTCGATCCGCTCCCCCACCAGATCACCGCCGTCTACGACATCCTGCTGCAGCGCGACCGTATCCGCTTTTTGCTCGCCGACGATCCCGGGGCGGGCAAGACAATTATGGCCGGGCTCCTGATCCGCGAGCTGCAGGTACGCGGCGATCTTCAGCGCTGCCTGATTGTTTGCCCGGGAGTGCTGGTGGAGCAATGGCAGGATGAGCTGTTCTCCAAGTTCGGCGTGCAATTCGACATCATGACCAGGGAAGCCATTGAGGCGAGCCGAACCGGGAATTGGTTTGGGGAAACGGATCTGGCGATTTGCCGATTGGACATGCTAAGCCGGAATGAGTCATTGCAGGAGCAACTGGGCGCCTCTCACTGGGATTTGATCGTGGTCGATGAGGCGCACAAAATGTCGGCGAGCTACTTTGGGAGCGATCTGAAGCTCACAAAACGCTACCGCCTTGGCCAGCTTCTGAGTCGGCTGACGCGGCACTATCTGCTAATGACCGCCACGCCGCACAATGGCCATGATGAAGACTTCCAGCTCTTTTTGGCTCTGCTTGATGGCGATCGCTTCGAAGGAAAATTCCGCGATGGCGCCCACCAGATAGACACATCCGACCTCATGCGACGCATGGTGAAGGAAGAGCTCCTGACGATGGATGGAAAGAAGCTCTTCCCGCCACGGTTCGCGCATGTCGCTCCCTATGCGCTCTCTCCTCTCGAAGCTGCGCTCTACGCGGCGGTCACCGAGTATGTCCGCGAGGAGTTTCAGCGAGTGGAGCGCATGGCCGATGAAGGCCGCAAACGGACCGTGGGCTTTGCGCTGACCGTGCTCCAACGCCGACTGGCATCATCCCCCGAAGCGATTTTGCGTTCGCTGGAGCGGCGTCGTGACCGGCTTCAGCGTGAACAACGCGAAATGGAAACCTACCAGCGCGGCTCGCAGGAGCTGCTTCGCCTGACGGCTTCCGCACCGCCGGAGGATATCCAGGAATGGGAAGACGAAGCCCCGGCCGAGGAGGTGGAAAACTTCGAAGACCAGGTCACCGACCTCGCGACAGCCGCACAGACCATCACCGAGCTTCGGCTGGAGATTCAATCCCTCGAACGACTGGTGGTGCTCGCACAGCAGGTGCACCAGAGCGAGGAAGACAGTAAGTGGGTGAGTCTCGCCAGTCTCCTCCAGCAGGATGCCGGACTGACCCTCCCGAGTGGGGATCGTCGAAAACTGGTCATTTTCACCGAGCACCGCGACACCCTCCACTACCTGCGCCTCAAGCTGGAAACCCTGCTGGGCACCCCCGAGGCCATCGTCTGCATCCACGGCAGCATGGGACGGGAAGAGCGAAAGAAATCGGAGACCCGCTTCAAAACCGATGACACCGCCCTCATCCTGCTGGCCACCGATGCCGCCGGCGAGGGCATCAACCTGCAGGTCGCCCACCTCATGGTGAACTACGACCTGCCCTGGAATCCCAACCGCATCGAGCAGCGCTTCGGACGCATTCACCGGATCGGCCAGCGCGAACCCTGCCACCTCTGGAATCTGGTGTCCACCGAGACGGTCGAGGGCTATGTCTATGGTGTCCTGCTCAGGAAACTTGAGGTCCAGCGCGCGAACCTGGGCGACAAAGTGTTCGATGTCCTCGGCCAGGTGACCTTCGGCGAGAACCGGTCCCTCCGCGAACTCATGCTCACGGCCATCCGTACGGGAGAGAGCCCCGAGCTCCGGGCCCAACAGGAGGAAATCCTCGATGTCGCCCTCGATCAGTTGCGCGACCTCATCGATGAGCACGCCCTGATCCACGATGTCATGGAGACCCGCCGGGTCCAGGACATCCGCCGGGAACTCGCACGCGCCCACGCGATGCGCCTGCAACCTCGTTACATCGGCGCATTTTTCGCGGATGCGTTCGCCCGTCTTGGTGGCCAGTTGATTCCCCGGGAGCCGGATCGCTTTGAAATCCCCCATGTGCCGGTGGAATTGCGACGACGCGATCGGGAGATCGGGACCCGGGAGCATGTCGCCGAAAAGTATCAGCGCGTAACCTTCGACAAAACACTCCGCAGCCTCTCCGGAAAAGTTCCCGCCGAATTCCTCTGCCCGGGGCATCCGCTCCTCGATGCCACCATCGATCTCATCCGCGAACAGTATGGCCATCTCCTCCGTCAGGGCGCGATCCTGGTCGACCCCGCCGATCCGACCACCGTCCCCCGCTGGCTGGTGTTCCTGCGCCACGAAGTCCGGGGTGGCCCCTTGAACGTCGAGGGCCGGGGGCGGCTGCTCTCCGCCCGGATGCAATTTGTGTTCGGTTCCCTTGAGCAGGGCGCGGAGGGCGACAGCGCGCGCATCCGTAGCTGGGAAGCCGGGGGCAATGCGCCGTACCTGGACTGCCGTCCTTTGGAGCCCGAAGAAATCGAGCCCTGTCGCGAATTTTTCCAACAGCCGGGTTGGCAACTGGCCCCCTGCGAAACTGAAGCGCTCGCCTTTGCCATCGAGGAGCTGGTCGAGCCACACCTGGCTCAGGTCACCGAGCGTCAGTGGACTCAGCTCGACAAAATCCATGCGGCGGTCCGGGCACGTCTAACCGTGGAGTACAACTACCTCGACCTGCGCGCCTCGGAATTGCGGGAGAAGGAGGCGATGGGAAAGCAACAGAAGCGTTCCGCCGCCGATCTGGAACGTCGCGCCGATGACCTCCGCGAGCGCCTTCAGCAACGGGAAGCCGAGCTCCAGGCCGCCCGCGAAATCTGGGCGGAAGCGCCAGTAGTCATCGGGGGGGCGCTGATCCTCCCACAGGGACTCCTCGATCAGATTCAGGGCCGCATGGGCGTGGACTCCGATGCCACCGCCGCCGAGCGCAAACGGATCGAGTTCCTGGCCATGCAGGCGGTGCTCCGGGCGGAGCGGAGTGCCGGGCGGCTGCCGGAAGATGTTGGCGCTCTGAAGCGTGGCTGGGATGTCGAGTCCCTCGATCCCGAAACCGGCGACACGCTCTTCATCGAAGTGAAGGGCCGCACCGTCGGTGCGGACACCGTGACGGTGACCTCCGGAGAACAACGCGCTGCGCTGAACGATCTGGAGCATTTCCGGCTGGCTCTGGTTTCGGTGGACGGCGAAGCCACGACCCTGCGTTATGTCCGCGAGCCGTTCGCTCAGGCGCCTGAGTTTCACGTCGCCTCCACGAATTACCATTGGCGCGAGCTTTGGGAGCGAGGTCGGCATGCCGCAAACGATCCTTGATCCACTCTAACATTTGTTCCACTTGCTTGCTAAGATTCACAAACTACACCCAGCCCAAAGGGCTATCGAGGAGGGCTCCATTGCCAAGATCTACTTTGGCGGTCCACGATTGGTCTGATCTTCAGGCTGACTACCAGGGGGGCTCGCTACTGATCGGTAACGGCTTCAGCACCAACATCTGGGAGCCCTTCTCATACGCATCTCTGCTGCAACGTGCTCTGGACTCGCGCACTTCATGGGGTGCTGACGCACTCACGGCCGTGGCGGAGAAACTGTTTAGTGATCTCTCTACTAATAATTTCGAGGAGGTTATGGGACTGCTCGAAGGGGCAATTCTTGTACTGGCCGCACAATCGAAACCTCTGGATCAAGAACAAGAAATCCTGGCCAATGTCAGAACCTGCCTGGTTAAAGCAGTACAGGAAATCCACGTAAGCCATTCGGCGGTAGCGGGGCAGCTCCATGGAGTCTCCGAGGAGTTTCGAAACTATTCATGGGTCTTTACCACAAATTACGACTTGCTCCCCTACTGGGCGCTCATGAGCCGAGCCGGAAAAAACAACTCCGTGGCTGGCTTTGACGATTTCTTCCGCAATGGCGAGTTCAGCCGTTATGACTATTACCGAGGGACTGACTGGACAAAGATCTGCTACTTGCATGGAGCTTTGCATTTATCGCAGTCGGGCAGTAGGACGTCTAAGCTATCCCGAGAACAATTTTCAGATACTTTTTCAGCCGATTCTATTCTGGAGGTATGGGCCGCGAAGGTTGGAGACGGCACACATAGACCTTTATATGTTGCTGAGGGAACTGCCGCAAAGAAAGAGTCTGCGGTCGCAAACTCGGAGTATCTTCTGCTCATGCGAGAGGCATTTAGGGCTCTGGGGAGACCGAAGGAGACTTATCTCACCGTAATTGGCCATTCGCTCGGCGGCAGCGATCGGCACCTGCTCGACGCCATGCGTGGGTGGGACAAGCCCAAGATTGCAGTCTCTGTTAGGCTCCCTCCAGGTGACGACGCTAGTTCGAGGGCTTCGCTCTTGCAGGAGCTTCAACAAGCCGACATCACATTCTTCTCCGCGGAAACGCACCCATTGCTCGCACCCAGCCTCCGAGTCACAGGGACCCCACCATGAACCCCGCTCCCCCCTACAAGACCAAGCTGATCGAGGTCGCCCTGCCGCTGGAGGACATCAACCGCGAATCCGCGCGGGAGAAGTCCATCCGGCACGGACATCCCTCGACCCTGCATCTATGGTGGTCCCGCAAACCGCTGGCGACCTGTCGCGCGGTCATCTGGGCCTCCCTGGTGGATGACCCCTCCACGGTCGGCTATCGCGATCTTGCGGGGCAGTTGTGCGACACCGTGGAGAAGCAGACGGTCGAGCGCGAGCGTCTCTTTGACATCCTGCGGCGGCTGGTGATCTGGACCAACTCCAACGACCCCCGGGTGCTGGCTGAGGCTCGGGCGGAGATCATGCGGGGCACCGACAACAATCCGCCGCCGGTCTACGATCCCTTTTGTGGGGGCGGCTCGATCCCCCTGGAAGCCCAGCGCCTGGGCTTACAGGCGCATGGCTCGGACCTCAATCCGGTCGCGGTGCTGATTACCAAGGCGCTCATCGAAATCCCCCCCAAATGGGCAGGCCAACCCCCGGTGAACCCCGAGGACCGCGAGAGCCGACTTGGGGGGACAGTCCGAGAAAAGGCCCCCCTACCCCCCGGCGGGGGAACACCCCAGTCTTCGTCCGCATCTGTGACAGCGGCAACAACATCGCTAGTTCCCCCTCCGGGGGGTAGGGGGGCCTCCGCCTCTGCTAAAGGGGGGGGAATGACTGCCTGGCCCGGAGCCAAGGGGCTCGCGGCGGATGTGCGTTACTACGGCCAGTGGATGCGGACCGAGGCCGAGAAACGCATCGGCCATCTCTACCCGACGGTCACGCTCCCTAAGAAACAGGGGGGCGGCGAGGCCACAGTCATCGCGTGGCTCTACTGCCGGACTGTCATGTGCCCCAATCCGGCGTGTCAGGCGCAGATGCCACTGGCCAGCAAGTTCTGGCTCTCGACGAAGAAGGGCAGGGAAACATGGGTCGAGCCGGTGGTCGAGCCGGGGGCCCCGCCGACGATCCGGTTTGAGGTGAAGACGGGCAAGGGGAAAGCCCCGGAGGGAAATGTTAATCGTCGCGGAGCAACATGTATAGCTTGCGGCACGACGATGCCACTTGAGGCAATTCGACAGGCTGGAAGAGAAGGCAATCTGGGCTCTCAGATGATGGCGATCGTGGCAGCGGGCCACCGCCAGAGAATCTATGTAAATCCTAGCAACGAGCAGGCTCAAGTTGCGGCATCAGCCAAACCGAGATGGAAGCCGGAGGAATTACTGGCAGAAAATCCGCGTTACATGGCTCCTCCTCTGTATGGGATGTCCAGATTCTCTGATCTCTTCACTTCCCGGCAGCTCGTCGCCCTCACGACCTTCTCCGACCTCATCAGCGAGGCGCGCGCGCAGATCGAGCAGGACGCCCTCGCGGCGGGGCTGGCCG
This window contains:
- the rapA_1 gene encoding RNA polymerase-associated protein RapA translates to MQLEEIKQGSIILGLLPQRPVEVHSVTWRGSKSVEVIYRDPAGLVASRILFRTDEHRLQLAQAGQPWSLEADGAALRLVSEAERIHLAHLFDPYLAIHLSTVDPLPHQITAVYDILLQRDRIRFLLADDPGAGKTIMAGLLIRELQVRGDLQRCLIVCPGVLVEQWQDELFSKFGVQFDIMTREAIEASRTGNWFGETDLAICRLDMLSRNESLQEQLGASHWDLIVVDEAHKMSASYFGSDLKLTKRYRLGQLLSRLTRHYLLMTATPHNGHDEDFQLFLALLDGDRFEGKFRDGAHQIDTSDLMRRMVKEELLTMDGKKLFPPRFAHVAPYALSPLEAALYAAVTEYVREEFQRVERMADEGRKRTVGFALTVLQRRLASSPEAILRSLERRRDRLQREQREMETYQRGSQELLRLTASAPPEDIQEWEDEAPAEEVENFEDQVTDLATAAQTITELRLEIQSLERLVVLAQQVHQSEEDSKWVSLASLLQQDAGLTLPSGDRRKLVIFTEHRDTLHYLRLKLETLLGTPEAIVCIHGSMGREERKKSETRFKTDDTALILLATDAAGEGINLQVAHLMVNYDLPWNPNRIEQRFGRIHRIGQREPCHLWNLVSTETVEGYVYGVLLRKLEVQRANLGDKVFDVLGQVTFGENRSLRELMLTAIRTGESPELRAQQEEILDVALDQLRDLIDEHALIHDVMETRRVQDIRRELARAHAMRLQPRYIGAFFADAFARLGGQLIPREPDRFEIPHVPVELRRRDREIGTREHVAEKYQRVTFDKTLRSLSGKVPAEFLCPGHPLLDATIDLIREQYGHLLRQGAILVDPADPTTVPRWLVFLRHEVRGGPLNVEGRGRLLSARMQFVFGSLEQGAEGDSARIRSWEAGGNAPYLDCRPLEPEEIEPCREFFQQPGWQLAPCETEALAFAIEELVEPHLAQVTERQWTQLDKIHAAVRARLTVEYNYLDLRASELREKEAMGKQQKRSAADLERRADDLRERLQQREAELQAAREIWAEAPVVIGGALILPQGLLDQIQGRMGVDSDATAAERKRIEFLAMQAVLRAERSAGRLPEDVGALKRGWDVESLDPETGDTLFIEVKGRTVGADTVTVTSGEQRAALNDLEHFRLALVSVDGEATTLRYVREPFAQAPEFHVASTNYHWRELWERGRHAANDP